The DNA window TCCAGGCGGGCCTTGGAAAAACCCAGTACGGCTGTATCCCTATGCCGCCTCACAGCGCCTGGGAATGGCTGGAACAGTACGGAAGCGTACAGCTTTCCGAGGAAGAACTGGCGCTTCCTTTCGAAGAACTGCGGGACGAGTTTACAGAGAAAATGGCGGAGAGGATCCGAGAGGAAAAACTAGAAGAAAGACTGGCGGAAACCAAAGAAATGGCGAAAAGCAGCGCCAAACTTGTCTATGAAGGCTGCGGTTACGGAGCACTGAAAAGAGAAGAGCGGCAGATCGCTGGAGACCGCCCCCTTTCCGAACATCTGGAATATCACTTTACCAAACCGCATCAAAAAGCGTGGGCAGATTTCTTAAAGACCGGAAATCTGGAGACGCCGGATCCAAAGACCAGACCGGACGGATTCATGTATGGCCAGATGTTCTATGAGAAACTGCGGGAAGGGGTACAGGGACAGAACCGGGGAAACTGGTACGCCCATTACCAACTGGGACTTCTGCATCTGGAATACCAGGAAATGGACCTGGCCAAGCAGGAACTTCTGGCTTCCTGGAATCTGGAAAAGACAGCCTGGGCCTGCCATGCCCTTGGATCTTTGTATACACTGACAGGAAACAAGGAAGAAGCGGCCTCGTGGCTGGCAAAAGGAATCGAAAAACAGCCGGAAGACCTGTCTTATGTAAAAGAAGGATTCCGTCTGCTCCTTTCTCTGGAAGCTTATGGAGAGGTCGTAAGATTGTATCCGATTCTGTCTGACCAGGTTCAGCGGGAAAGCAGAGTACTTTTCGATTATTATGCGGCTCTTGGTGAAACGGGAGAATGGCAGCAGGTGTATGACTTCCTGAGCAGCCGCCCGGACTTTGTCTTGGAAGACCTGCGGGAATGTGAGGATAATCTGGCAGAGCTGTGGGGAAAAGCCTGCCGGGCCCTGAACGGGAAAGATCTGGTGAAAATGCCGGAACAATGGGATTTCGAAGCTTTATAAAATTCAAGTTGACAAACGGAGAAGATTTAAGATAAGATGTGTTTACATCGAAATCGGAAATCTTCTCCGATTTTTGTATCTGGCCGGTTCGGCCTTTATTTCCTAACCATTATCTATGTAAAATTCAGCTGCGTTTTCATCACAGAAAGCGATCAGAGAAAGGAGTGACGCAATGGCATTTTGTACTATTTTGTCCGCGGCTCTGCGGGGACTGGCGGCGGAGCCGGTGCAGGTGGAGGCGGATATGAGCAATGGCCTGCCGGTTTTCCTTATGGTGGGCTATCTTTCGTCCGAAGTAAAGGAAGCCGCGGCGCGGGTAAGAACAGCTGTGAAAAACTCCGGCATCCAGCTTCCGCCGCGAAGAATCGTGGTGAATCTGGCGCCCGCCACTTTGCGAAAGAGAGGAGCGTCTTTTGACCTGCCTATTGCTCTGGCGGTTATGGGGGCTATGGGACTGTATGATCCGGCAAAGCTTGACGGGACGCTGGTCATCGGTGAACTGAGCCTTGACGGGAGCGTCAGAGAAGTGCCGGGCATACTTCCTATTATGCTGGCGGCAAAAGAATATGGCTGCCATACCTGTATCCTGCCAAAAGGAAACGGGGCGGAAGGGACGTTGGCAAAAGGGATCCGGATCCTGGGAGTAGAAAGTCTGGAAGAAGCAGGCCGGTATCTGCGGGGAGAGACAAAGATCCGTCCGGCAGAACAGGGAAAGACAGTACCATCTAAGTGCCTCCAGGAAGCGGGGCTGGACTATAGAGACGTCCAAGGGCAGGAACATGTCAAACGGGCTGCGGAGGTGGCAGTGGCGGGAGGCCATAACCTTCTGATGATCGGTCCGCCAGGAAGCGGCAAATCGATGATCGCCAAGCGGCTGCCGACCATCCTTCCGCCGCCCAGCCTGGAGGAAAGCATGGAGATCACTAAGATCTACAGTGTGCTGGGGATGGTAGACGAAGAACGGCCGCTGGTCACCGGCCGCCCTTTTCGGAGTGTTCACCATACGATCACCAGAAGCGCGCTGGCAGGGGGCGGCAATATTCCTATGCCGGGGGAGATCAGTCTGGCCCATGGAGGTGTCTTATTCCTGGATGAACTGGCAGAGTTTTCGAGAAATGTGCTGGAGGCGCTGCGCCAGCCTTTGGAAGAAGGACAGGTCCGCATCACAAGAAGTCATGGGAATTACCTGTTTCCGGCGGACTTTATCCTGGCCGCGGCCATGAACCCATGTCCCTGTGGGAATTACCCAAATATAGAAAAATGTACCTGCACGCCGTCTCAGGTCCAGCAGTATCTTGGCCGGATCAGCCAGCCGCTGCTGGATCGGATTGATATCTGCGCTGAGACGGCAAAAGTCCCTTATCAGACATTAAGAGGAAAGGGAGAGAGGGAAAGTTCAGAAGCGATCCGAAAACGAGTGATGGCGGCAAGAAAGATCCAGGAAGAACGCTATAAGAGCGGACCTACCAGAACAAATGCCGGACAGACGCTAGGCGAACTGAAGCGTTTCTGCGCTTTGGGACCTAAGGAGGAAGTCCTGATGCAGCAGGTGTTTGACCGCATGGGACTGACCGCCAGGACCTGCCATAAGATCCTGAAAGTGGCTCGGACGATCGCGGACTTGGAAGGAGAAGAGAAAATCCGGGAGTCTCATCTGCTGGAAGCCATAGGATACCGGACAATGGATAAAAAATACTGGGGGAGGTAGCGGATATGCTTTATGAACATTGGCTGTCAGGAATTCCAGGAATCTCCGGGGCAAAAAAACGCAGATTGCGGGAATATTATGAAAATGGAAAGAACATATATTATATAGAAGAAAAGAAGTTGGGACAGGAAGGAATCCTGACTGAGAAGGAAAAGGCTTCGCTGATCCAGGCAAGAAAGGACCAGAATCTGGAAGAGGATTATAGGAAAGATCAGGCGGCGGGAATCCGATTCATTCCGTATTTTCAAAAAGATTATCCAAAACGGCTGAGTGAGATTCCGGATCCGCCGTTTGCGCTGTATGTGAAAGGAAAACTTCCCAGAGATGACCGGCCCTCGGCGGCGATCGTGGGAGCCAGAAAATGTACGCCTTATGGGGAACAGGCGGCTTTGGAGTTTGGTTATGAGCTGGCCCGTGCCGGTGTGCAGGTGGTAAGCGGCCTGGCAAGGGGAATCGATGGGGCCGCCCAAAGGGGAGCCCTGAATGGGGGAGGAGAGGTGTTCGCTGTGCTGGGCTGCGGAGTTGACATCTGTTATCCCAGAGAACACATTGGATTGTACACGGATATCCAACGGACCGGAGGAATTCTTTCAGAACTAAAAAGAGATAGTCCGCCCCTTCCGGCGCATTTTCCCGTCAGAAACCGTATTATCAGCGGTCTGGCAGATCACATTCTGGTCATGGAGGCCAGAATAAAAAGCGGTTCCCTGATCACGGCGGATCTGGCGCTAGAGCAGGGGAAAGACGTGTACGCTCTTCCGGGCCCGTTTTCCAGCTCTCTAAGCCGTGGATGCCATCTGTTGATCCAGCAGGGGGCGGGTATCCTGGTGTCGCCCTCTGATTTTTTGGAAGGAATTGGAAGACCGGCGGTAAGAAATGGACAAAAATCTGACAAAAATAAAAAAATACTTGAAAGTCCCGAAAATATGTTGTATAGTTGTCTCGATTTCTTCCCAAAGAGCATAGATCAGCTTCTGGATGAGACCTCATTCGCCCCCGGAGAACTCCTGGGGCTTTTGACGGCGCTGGAACTGAAAGGATACGCAAGGGAAGTTTCCAAGAACTATTATGTAAGGGTCCGCTGAATAAAAGCGGCGGGTCCTAAATGGAGGATACAAGTTTTATGGCACGTTATCTTGTAATCGTGGAGTCTCCGGCAAAAGTAAAGACAATCAAAAAATTTTTGGGAAAGAATTATGTTGTCACCGCCTCCAACGGCCATGTGCGCGATCTGCCTAAAAGTCAGCTAGGTATTGATGTGGAACATGATTTTGAACCCAAATACATTACCATCAGAGGGAAAGGCGAACTGCTGGCAGGACTGCGAAAAGAAGTAAAAAAAGCAGACCGGGTCTATCTTGCTACGGACCCGGACCGGGAAGGGGAGGCTATCTCCTGGCATTTGAGCAAAGCGCTGAACCTGGAGGATAAAAAGACTTATCGGATCAGTTTTAATGAGATCACAAAAAACGCGGTAAAAGAATCTTTGAAAAATGCCAGAGATATTGATATGGATCTGGTTGACGCTCAGCAGGCCCGCCGTATACTGGACCGGATTGTGGGCTATAAGATCAGCCCCCTGCTGTGGGCCAAGGTAAAACGCGGACTTTCCGCCGGCCGTGTTCAGTCGGTGGCCTTAAGGATCATCGCGGACCGGGAGGAGGAGATCAGCGCGTTTATCCCGGAGGAATACTGGACTTTGGACGCCCAGCTAAAAGTTCCCGGCGAGCGTAAAAGCGTCACTGCCAAATTCTACGGGACCGGGGATAAGAAGAAGACCATCTCTTCCAAAGAGGAACTGGACCAGATCCTGCAGGAGATCCAGGATGCCCGCTATTACGTAGAGGATGTGAGAAAAGGAGAACGGATCAAAAAGACTCCGGTGCCTTTTACCACCAGTACTTTGCAGCAGGAAGCCTCCAAAGCTTTAAATTTTGCTACGGCAAAGACCATGAGGATTGCCCAGCAGCTTTATGAAGGTGTGGATATCAAGGGGAATGGGACGGTAGGTGTGATCACTTACCTGCGTACCGATTCTACCCGGATATCCGATGAGGCGGACGCCAATGTAAGAAGCTATATCGCGCAGCAATATGGAGAGAAGTTTGTTGCTCCCGGAAGTAAAAGCGGTGGGAGCGGCAAGAATATCCAGGATGCTCATGAGGCGATCCGGCCAACGGATGTGGCCAGAACGCCGGCGCAGATGAAAGAGTCCCTTACCAGAGATCAGTTCAGGCTGTATCAGTTGATCTGGAAACGGTTTGTGGCAAGCCGGATGCAGCCGGCCAGATATGAGACTACTTCCGTGCGGATCGGAGCGGGAGACTACCGATTTACGGTGGCGGCTTCCAAGATTGTATTTGAAGGTTTCCGAACGGTATACACGGAAGCGGGAGAAGAGAAGGAAGAGAAGAATGTTCTGCTTAATGGTCTGGAGAAAGGGATGGAGCTCACCAGAGAAAGTTTTGAGACCAAACAGCATTTCACCCAGCCGCCGGCTCACTATACAGAAGCGGCCCTGGTTAAAACATTGGAAGAGCTGGGCATTGGACGGCCAAGCACTTACGCGCCCACGATTTCCACTATCATTGCCAGGCGCTATGTGGCTAAAGAAAATAAAAACCTTTATCTGACTGAGATCGGAGAGGTTGTGAACAATATTATGAAGCAGTCCTTCCCAAGTATCGTGGATGTGAATTTTACCGCTAATATGGAAGGGCTTTTGGACGCCGTAGCAGAAGGAAAAGTGGGATGGAAGACGATCATCGAGAACTTCTATCCGGATCTGGAGGCGGCGGTAGAAAAGGCGGAAAAGGAGCTGCAGGCGGTCAAAATCGAGGATGAAGTAACAGACGTGATCTGTGACCAGTGCGGCCGGAATATGGTGGTCAAATACGGCCCTCACGGGAAATTTTTGGCCTGTCCCGGATTCCCGGAATGCCGCAACACCAAGCCTTATCTTGAGAAGATCGGCGTAAAATGTCCGATCTGCGGCAAAGACGTAGTCTTGCGCAAGACGAAGAAAGGCCGGAAATATTACGGATGTGAAGGAAACCCGGAATGTGAATTCATGTCCTGGCAGAAACCTTCCAAAGAGCGCTGCCCAAGGTGCGGCTCTTACATGGTAGAGAAAGGGAACAAACTTTGCTGCAGCAATGAACAGTGCGGGTTTGTGGAAAATAAAGAAAATTCCGAAAAAGAAGAAAAATAATCGATAAATTCATTGAATGTTTGAGAAATGTATGATAATATAACATTCAAAGGATGGAGGAATGCAGATGAGCGTACAATTATTGGATAAAACCAGAAAAATCAACAAATTACTGCATAATAATAATTCGAGTAAAGTAGTGTTTAATGACATCTGTGCGGTTTTGGCTGAAATATTGAACTCAAATGTATTTGTAGTAAGCAAGAAGGGAAAGGTCCTCGGAGGAAGCAAATACGATACAGTTCCATATATTGAGGAACTGATCGAAAAGGATGTGGGAAAACATATCGATGAAATGTTGAACGAACGTCTTCTGAGCATTCTTTCCACGAAAGAAAATGTCAATCTGGAAACCCTGGGATTCTCGGAAGAGGCGGTGAAAGGCTACCAGGCGATCATAACCCCCATTGAGATCGCGGGAGAGCGGCTGGGCACCTTGTTTATTTACAAGCAGGGAGAGATGTATGAGATTGACGATATTATCTTAAGTGAATATGGAACTACGGTTGTAGGTTTGGAGATGCTCCGGTCTGTGAATGAAGAAAACGCTGAAGAAACCAGAAAAGAACACATTGTACAGTCGGCGATCAGCACGTTGTCTTATTCGGAGCTGGAAGCCATCATCCATATCTTTGATGAACTGGATGGGACAGAAGGAATCCTGGTGGCGAGCAAAATTGCCGACCGGGTGGGGATTACCCGGTCGGTGATCGTAAATGCCTTGCGCAAGTTTGAGAGCGCCGGGGTTATCGAATCCCGCTCTTCCGGAATGAAGGGTACATACATCAAAGTAGTAAACGATTATGTATTTACAGAGCTGGAGCGGATCAAGAAAGAAAAAAACAACTAAGGAAAAGGGTATCGGGAAACTGATACCCTTCCTTGTGAATACGGGAAGGGAGCGAAAACGATATGTATGAGGACTGCCCTGCAAAACTAAAGATGGAACGGATGATTTTAAAAGACGGCTTTTTCGATGAGACAGTCCACCACTGCAAGGTGATCTCGTATCATCCGGAGAGGGAAATGGTCTACTTACTGACGGGAAAGACAGAGCTTCCCGTTTTTTCTCTGGACGCTTTATATACTTGTATAATAGAGACTGAGGAAGAGGCAATCTGCTGCGAGGGACAGATCCGGGAACGCTATTGGAGCAAACTGGGAAGAGTGATCGTGTTCCATATCCAGAATGGATTTTATAAAAATCTCGTAAAGTGAATAAAGGCTGTTGACAAACGAATCAGAGAGTGCTATTTTATATCTAGAGTCTTTTAGCACTCTCT is part of the Lachnospiraceae bacterium KGMB03038 genome and encodes:
- a CDS encoding DUF5107 domain-containing protein, with translation MRPELRFETQVMKAGRFGESTSVPDLAGKAALQNSLEFFLEEDDEIYEGFGQRRNSFPYRQVQAYDRELKDVEVKTAVLENDFLKAVFLPELGGRLWELTDKKTGRNLLYTNDVIRFSNLAICNAWFSGGVEWNISMIGHTPFTTRPLYTASLEKEDQTPVLRMYEYERVRGVEYQMDFWLDEGDRNLNCRMRIVNSGDKVVPMYWWSNMAVPEYEEGRLIVPAKEAYTGDYQKVYKAKIPEVDGVDVTRYERIPAQVDYFFNIPEEKPKYIANIGKDGYGLLQYSTKRLRGRKLFSWGHKKGGDHWQEFLTEEAGPYVEIQAGLGKTQYGCIPMPPHSAWEWLEQYGSVQLSEEELALPFEELRDEFTEKMAERIREEKLEERLAETKEMAKSSAKLVYEGCGYGALKREERQIAGDRPLSEHLEYHFTKPHQKAWADFLKTGNLETPDPKTRPDGFMYGQMFYEKLREGVQGQNRGNWYAHYQLGLLHLEYQEMDLAKQELLASWNLEKTAWACHALGSLYTLTGNKEEAASWLAKGIEKQPEDLSYVKEGFRLLLSLEAYGEVVRLYPILSDQVQRESRVLFDYYAALGETGEWQQVYDFLSSRPDFVLEDLRECEDNLAELWGKACRALNGKDLVKMPEQWDFEAL
- a CDS encoding YifB family Mg chelatase-like AAA ATPase, whose translation is MAFCTILSAALRGLAAEPVQVEADMSNGLPVFLMVGYLSSEVKEAAARVRTAVKNSGIQLPPRRIVVNLAPATLRKRGASFDLPIALAVMGAMGLYDPAKLDGTLVIGELSLDGSVREVPGILPIMLAAKEYGCHTCILPKGNGAEGTLAKGIRILGVESLEEAGRYLRGETKIRPAEQGKTVPSKCLQEAGLDYRDVQGQEHVKRAAEVAVAGGHNLLMIGPPGSGKSMIAKRLPTILPPPSLEESMEITKIYSVLGMVDEERPLVTGRPFRSVHHTITRSALAGGGNIPMPGEISLAHGGVLFLDELAEFSRNVLEALRQPLEEGQVRITRSHGNYLFPADFILAAAMNPCPCGNYPNIEKCTCTPSQVQQYLGRISQPLLDRIDICAETAKVPYQTLRGKGERESSEAIRKRVMAARKIQEERYKSGPTRTNAGQTLGELKRFCALGPKEEVLMQQVFDRMGLTARTCHKILKVARTIADLEGEEKIRESHLLEAIGYRTMDKKYWGR
- the dprA gene encoding DNA-protecting protein DprA gives rise to the protein MLYEHWLSGIPGISGAKKRRLREYYENGKNIYYIEEKKLGQEGILTEKEKASLIQARKDQNLEEDYRKDQAAGIRFIPYFQKDYPKRLSEIPDPPFALYVKGKLPRDDRPSAAIVGARKCTPYGEQAALEFGYELARAGVQVVSGLARGIDGAAQRGALNGGGEVFAVLGCGVDICYPREHIGLYTDIQRTGGILSELKRDSPPLPAHFPVRNRIISGLADHILVMEARIKSGSLITADLALEQGKDVYALPGPFSSSLSRGCHLLIQQGAGILVSPSDFLEGIGRPAVRNGQKSDKNKKILESPENMLYSCLDFFPKSIDQLLDETSFAPGELLGLLTALELKGYAREVSKNYYVRVR
- the topA gene encoding type I DNA topoisomerase, which codes for MARYLVIVESPAKVKTIKKFLGKNYVVTASNGHVRDLPKSQLGIDVEHDFEPKYITIRGKGELLAGLRKEVKKADRVYLATDPDREGEAISWHLSKALNLEDKKTYRISFNEITKNAVKESLKNARDIDMDLVDAQQARRILDRIVGYKISPLLWAKVKRGLSAGRVQSVALRIIADREEEISAFIPEEYWTLDAQLKVPGERKSVTAKFYGTGDKKKTISSKEELDQILQEIQDARYYVEDVRKGERIKKTPVPFTTSTLQQEASKALNFATAKTMRIAQQLYEGVDIKGNGTVGVITYLRTDSTRISDEADANVRSYIAQQYGEKFVAPGSKSGGSGKNIQDAHEAIRPTDVARTPAQMKESLTRDQFRLYQLIWKRFVASRMQPARYETTSVRIGAGDYRFTVAASKIVFEGFRTVYTEAGEEKEEKNVLLNGLEKGMELTRESFETKQHFTQPPAHYTEAALVKTLEELGIGRPSTYAPTISTIIARRYVAKENKNLYLTEIGEVVNNIMKQSFPSIVDVNFTANMEGLLDAVAEGKVGWKTIIENFYPDLEAAVEKAEKELQAVKIEDEVTDVICDQCGRNMVVKYGPHGKFLACPGFPECRNTKPYLEKIGVKCPICGKDVVLRKTKKGRKYYGCEGNPECEFMSWQKPSKERCPRCGSYMVEKGNKLCCSNEQCGFVENKENSEKEEK
- the codY gene encoding GTP-sensing pleiotropic transcriptional regulator CodY gives rise to the protein MSVQLLDKTRKINKLLHNNNSSKVVFNDICAVLAEILNSNVFVVSKKGKVLGGSKYDTVPYIEELIEKDVGKHIDEMLNERLLSILSTKENVNLETLGFSEEAVKGYQAIITPIEIAGERLGTLFIYKQGEMYEIDDIILSEYGTTVVGLEMLRSVNEENAEETRKEHIVQSAISTLSYSELEAIIHIFDELDGTEGILVASKIADRVGITRSVIVNALRKFESAGVIESRSSGMKGTYIKVVNDYVFTELERIKKEKNN